One window from the genome of Poecilia reticulata strain Guanapo linkage group LG9, Guppy_female_1.0+MT, whole genome shotgun sequence encodes:
- the fzd10 gene encoding frizzled-10: protein MCSAVIPVPLLLLLLLLRSRGSSSISSIDPDWSGEGRCQHINIPMCKDIGYNMTRMPNLMGHDDQKEAALKLQEFATLIQFGCHSHLKFFLCSLHAPMCTEQVSNPIPACRVMCEQVKLKCSPILERFNFPWPDSLDCSRLPTKNDPNNLCMEAPNNGSDEPPKVSHTQPPDFRPQHPLSGQDLHLKESGSKQTCNPGKFHFVEKSQSCAPKCYPKVDVYWSQGDKQFSLVWMAIWSILCFVSSAFTVLTFLIDPQRFKYPERPIIFLSMSYCVYSVGYLIRLFVGADRIACDRDNGVQYIIQEGLESTGCTIVFLILYYFGMASSLWWVILTLTWFLAAGKKWGHEAIEANSSYFHLAAWAIPAIKTIMILVMRKVAGDELTGVCYVGSMDVKALTGFVLIPLSCYLIIGTSFLLSGFVALFHIRKIMKTEGENTDKLEKLMVRIGVFSVLYTVPATCVIACYFYERLNMDYWRILAEEQKCVDGSGPESDECVMKDSIPAVEIFMVKVFMLLVVGITSGMWIWTSKTLQSWQNVFSRKLKKRTRRKAASVFTSSRPYIKPHPSLKGQNTKYEPTRQPPTCV from the coding sequence ATGTGTTCAGCTGTGATCCCggtgcctctgctgctgctgctgctgctgctgcggagCAGGGGCAGCTCCTCCATCAGCTCTATAGATCCTGACTGGTCAGGAGAGGGAAGATGCCAGCACATCAACATCCCTATGTGCAAGGACATTGGCTACAATATGACTCGCATGCCAAACCTCATGGGTCACGATGATCAGAAGGAGGCTGCGCTGAAGCTGCAGGAGTTTGCAACGCTCATCCAGTTCGGATGCCACAGTCACCTCAAGTTCTTCCTTTGTTCGCTACATGCTCCCATGTGCACGGAGCAGGTGTCCAACCCCATCCCAGCGTGCAGGGTCATGTGCGAGCAGGTCAAGCTGAAGTGCTCCCCGATCCTGGAGAGGTTTAATTTCCCCTGGCCCGACTCTTTGGACTGTTCGCGCCTTCCGACCAAAAATGACCCAAACAACCTGTGCATGGAGGCGCCCAACAACGGATCGGACGAGCCCCCCAAAGTGTCCCACACTCAGCCTCCAGATTTTAGGCCGCAGCACCCCCTGAGTGGGCAGGACCTGCACCTGAAGGAAAGCGGTAGCAAGCAGACGTGCAATCCCGGCAAGTTCCACTTTGTGGAAAAAAGCCAGTCTTGTGCCCCAAAATGCTACCCCAAAGTGGATGTTTACTGGAGTCAGGGAGACAAGCAGTTCTCCCTGGTGTGGATGGCCATCTGGTCCATCCTCTGTTTTGTCTCCAGTGCCTTTACCGTGCTTACTTTCCTCATCGACCCTCAGAGGTTCAAGTACCCCGAGAGGCCTATCATCTTCCTCTCCATGTCCTACTGTGTTTACTCTGTGGGCTACCTCATTCGGCTTTTTGTGGGAGCCGACAGGATAGCCTGTGACAGAGACAATGGCGTGCAGTATATAATTCAGGAGGGCCTGGAGAGCACCGGGTGCACCATAGTGTTCCTCATCCTGTATTATTTTGGCATGGCCAGTTCCCTCTGGTGGGTAATCCTGACTCTAACTTGGTTCCTCGCTGCCGGGAAGAAGTGGGGCCACGAGGCCATCGAGGCCAACAGCAGCTACTTCCACCTGGCGGCGTGGGCCATCCCGGCCATAAAGACCATCATGATACTGGTGATGAGGAAGGTGGCCGGCGACGAGCTGACGGGCGTTTGCTACGTGGGCAGCATGGACGTCAAAGCTCTCACGGGCTTTGTGCTCATTCCTCTTTCCTGCTACCTCATCATTGGCACATCGTTCCTGCTCTCCGGCTTCGTGGCCCTCTTCCACATCCGGAAGATCATGAAGACCGAGGGGGAGAACACAGACAAGCTGGAGAAGCTGATGGTGCGCATCGGCGTCTTCTCCGTCCTCTACACCGTTCCCGCCACCTGCGTCATCGCCTGCTACTTCTACGAGAGACTTAACATGGACTACTGGCGCATTCTCGCGGAGGAGCAGAAGTGCGTGGACGGTAGCGGGCCGGAGTCGGACGAGTGCGTCATGAAGGACTCGATCCCCGCCGTGGAGATCTTCATGGTGAAGGTCTTCATGCTGCTGGTGGTGGGCATCACGAGCGGCATGTGGATCTGGACCTCGAAGACGCTGCAGTCGTGGCAGAACGTGTTCAGCAGGAAGCTGAAgaagaggacgaggaggaagGCGGCCAGCGTCTTCACCAGCAGCAGGCCTTACATCAAGCCTCACCCATCCCTCAAAGGGCAGAACACCAAGTACGAGCCTACGCGGCAGCCCCCGACGTGTGTGTGA